One window of the Bradyrhizobium sp. NP1 genome contains the following:
- the purQ gene encoding phosphoribosylformylglycinamidine synthase subunit PurQ: protein MKSAVLVFPGINRERDMARALKLVSGKEAAMVWHAETALPKGTDLVVVPGGFSYGDYLRCGAIAARAPVMDAVRDFAKGGGLVLGVCNGFQILCEAGLLPGVLMRNAGLKFICHDVHMRVERSDTPFTRGYNAGQVIRVPVAHGEGNYEADEETLKRLEGEGRVLYRYCSPEGVVDEPSNINGAAHSIAGIVNEQGNVLGMMPHPENHVETIMGCTDGRGLFAGLVAHLERAA from the coding sequence ATGAAATCCGCCGTCCTCGTCTTTCCCGGCATCAATCGCGAACGCGACATGGCGCGTGCGCTGAAACTTGTCTCGGGCAAGGAGGCGGCGATGGTCTGGCATGCCGAGACGGCGCTGCCCAAGGGGACCGACCTTGTCGTGGTGCCCGGCGGCTTTTCCTACGGCGACTACCTGCGCTGCGGCGCAATCGCCGCGCGCGCCCCGGTGATGGACGCGGTCCGCGACTTTGCCAAGGGCGGCGGCCTCGTGCTCGGCGTCTGCAACGGTTTCCAGATCCTGTGCGAGGCGGGGCTTCTGCCGGGCGTGTTGATGCGCAATGCCGGGCTGAAATTCATCTGCCACGACGTGCATATGCGCGTCGAGCGATCCGACACGCCGTTCACGCGCGGCTACAACGCCGGGCAGGTGATTCGCGTCCCGGTCGCGCATGGCGAGGGCAATTACGAGGCCGACGAGGAAACCTTGAAGCGCCTCGAAGGCGAGGGGCGGGTGCTCTACCGCTACTGCTCGCCGGAGGGTGTGGTGGATGAGCCTTCCAACATCAATGGCGCCGCCCATTCGATCGCCGGCATCGTCAACGAGCAAGGCAATGTGCTCGGCATGATGCCGCATCCGGAAAACCACGTCGAAACCATCATGGGCTGCACCGACGGGCGCGGCCTGTTTGCCGGGCTCGTGGCGCATCTGGAACGCGCCGCGTGA
- the purL gene encoding phosphoribosylformylglycinamidine synthase subunit PurL translates to MNEPKITPELVAAHGLKPDEYERILKLIGRVPTFTELGIFSAMWNEHCSYKSSRIHLRGLPTKAPWVIQGPGENAGVIDIGDGQAVVFKMESHNHPSYIEPYQGATTGVGGILRDVFTMGARPIACLNALSFGAPEHPKTRHLVSGVVAGVGGYGNSFGVPTVGGQVRFHTRYDGNILVNAMAVGLADASKIFYAAASGVDMPIVYLGSKTGRDGIHGASMASAEFDDASEEKRPTVQVGDPFAEKLLLEACLEIMAAGCVIAIQDMGAAGLTCSAVEMGAKGDLGVELDLNAVPTRETGMSAYEMMLSESQERMLMVLKPEKEKEAEAIFRKWGLDFAIVGYTTPSKRFVVKHGGDVMADLPIKELGDEAPVYDRPHVASPALPVIAARDIKPPVGISAALEKLIATPELCSKRWVWEQYDHVILGNTVQRPGGDAAVVRVEDGPKGLALTVDVTPRYCEADPFEGGKQAVAEAWRNITAVGGKPLAITDNLNFGNPERAEIMGQFVGCLKGISEACRVLDFPVVSGNVSLYNETNGRAILPTPSIGGVGVLDDFTKSATLAFKAAGEAILLIGDTQGWLGQSVYLREICGREEGAPPPVDLAAEKRNGDVVRGMVHAGTATSVHDISDGGLLVALAEMAIASRIGVQLLAAPAAIVPHAYWFGEDQARYIVTVPAEQAGLVLAKMKGVGVPCARIGTTGGDSIALPGEAPVPVATLATAFESWLPAYMSGKN, encoded by the coding sequence ATGAACGAGCCCAAGATCACCCCCGAACTCGTCGCCGCCCACGGCCTGAAACCCGACGAATATGAGCGCATCCTGAAACTGATCGGGCGGGTGCCGACCTTCACCGAGCTCGGGATTTTCTCGGCGATGTGGAACGAGCACTGCTCGTACAAGTCCTCGCGCATCCATCTGCGCGGCCTGCCGACGAAAGCGCCCTGGGTGATCCAGGGGCCGGGCGAGAATGCCGGCGTGATCGACATCGGCGACGGCCAGGCGGTGGTCTTCAAGATGGAGAGCCACAACCACCCGAGCTACATCGAGCCCTATCAGGGCGCGACCACGGGCGTCGGCGGCATCCTGCGCGACGTCTTCACCATGGGCGCGCGTCCCATCGCCTGCCTTAATGCGCTGTCGTTCGGCGCGCCGGAGCATCCGAAGACGCGGCATCTGGTCTCCGGCGTGGTCGCCGGTGTCGGCGGCTATGGCAATTCCTTCGGCGTGCCGACCGTCGGCGGCCAGGTGCGTTTCCACACCCGCTATGACGGCAACATCCTGGTCAATGCGATGGCGGTTGGCCTCGCCGACGCCAGCAAGATTTTCTATGCCGCGGCCTCAGGCGTCGACATGCCGATCGTCTATCTCGGCTCCAAGACCGGGCGCGACGGCATTCACGGCGCCTCGATGGCGTCGGCCGAGTTCGACGATGCGTCGGAGGAGAAGCGCCCGACCGTGCAGGTCGGCGATCCCTTTGCGGAGAAGCTGTTGCTGGAAGCCTGTCTCGAGATCATGGCAGCGGGCTGTGTGATCGCGATCCAGGACATGGGCGCGGCAGGCCTGACCTGTTCGGCCGTGGAGATGGGCGCCAAGGGCGATCTGGGCGTCGAGCTCGACCTCAACGCGGTGCCGACCCGCGAGACCGGCATGAGCGCCTATGAGATGATGCTCTCGGAGAGCCAGGAGCGCATGCTCATGGTGCTCAAGCCCGAGAAGGAAAAGGAGGCGGAAGCGATCTTCCGCAAATGGGGGCTCGATTTCGCCATTGTCGGCTACACGACGCCGAGCAAGCGTTTCGTCGTCAAGCATGGCGGCGACGTCATGGCCGACCTGCCGATCAAGGAACTGGGCGACGAGGCGCCGGTCTATGACCGCCCGCATGTCGCCTCGCCGGCGCTGCCTGTGATCGCCGCGCGTGACATCAAGCCGCCGGTTGGAATTTCCGCGGCGCTGGAAAAGCTGATCGCGACACCCGAGCTCTGCTCCAAGCGCTGGGTGTGGGAGCAGTATGACCACGTCATCCTCGGCAACACCGTGCAGCGGCCGGGCGGGGATGCCGCCGTCGTCCGCGTCGAGGATGGGCCGAAGGGGCTCGCGCTCACCGTCGACGTTACGCCGCGTTATTGCGAGGCCGATCCGTTTGAGGGCGGCAAGCAGGCCGTTGCGGAAGCCTGGCGCAACATCACCGCCGTCGGCGGCAAGCCGCTTGCGATCACCGACAACCTCAATTTCGGCAATCCGGAGCGCGCCGAGATCATGGGCCAGTTCGTCGGCTGCCTGAAAGGCATTTCGGAAGCCTGCCGCGTGCTGGACTTCCCGGTCGTGTCCGGCAACGTCTCGCTCTACAACGAGACCAATGGCCGCGCGATCCTGCCGACGCCCTCGATCGGCGGGGTCGGCGTGCTCGACGACTTCACCAAATCGGCGACGCTCGCCTTCAAGGCCGCAGGCGAAGCGATCCTGTTGATCGGCGATACCCAGGGCTGGCTGGGCCAGTCGGTCTATCTGCGCGAGATTTGCGGCCGCGAGGAGGGGGCTCCGCCGCCGGTCGACCTCGCCGCGGAGAAACGCAACGGCGATGTCGTGCGCGGCATGGTCCATGCAGGAACGGCGACATCAGTGCACGATATTTCCGATGGCGGACTGCTGGTTGCGCTTGCGGAAATGGCGATCGCAAGCCGCATCGGCGTGCAGCTCTTGGCCGCGCCGGCTGCTATCGTGCCGCATGCCTACTGGTTCGGCGAGGACCAGGCCCGCTACATCGTGACGGTGCCCGCCGAACAGGCCGGCCTGGTGCTGGCCAAGATGAAGGGCGTCGGCGTTCCCTGCGCCCGCATCGGCACCACGGGCGGCGATTCGATCGCGCTTCCCGGTGAGGCGCCGGTTCCGGTTGCCACGCTTGCGACGGCGTTCGAAAGCTGGCTGCCTGCCTATATGAGCGGCAAGAACTAG
- a CDS encoding BolA family transcriptional regulator produces MPMDAHDIESMIKAAIPDAEVTIRDLAGDGDHYAATVISESFRGKTRVQQHQIVYQSLRGQMGGVLHALALQTGVPER; encoded by the coding sequence ATGCCGATGGACGCCCACGATATCGAATCGATGATCAAGGCGGCGATTCCCGATGCCGAGGTGACCATCCGGGATCTCGCGGGCGACGGCGACCACTATGCCGCAACCGTGATATCGGAATCGTTCCGCGGCAAGACGCGCGTCCAGCAGCACCAGATCGTCTACCAGTCGCTGCGCGGCCAGATGGGCGGGGTACTGCACGCGCTCGCGCTGCAAACCGGGGTGCCCGAGCGCTAG
- a CDS encoding DUF427 domain-containing protein codes for MKVPGPDHPITVTPNTKRVRVTIDGVVIADTTHALTLKEASYPAVQYVPRQDTNMELLRRTDRTTHCPYKGDAAYFSIVANGKTLENSIWSYETPFPAMMEITGRLAFYPDKVKIEEVA; via the coding sequence ATGAAAGTCCCCGGCCCCGACCACCCCATCACCGTCACCCCGAACACCAAGCGCGTGCGCGTCACCATCGACGGCGTCGTCATCGCCGACACCACCCACGCGCTGACCCTGAAGGAGGCGAGCTACCCGGCAGTGCAATATGTGCCGCGGCAGGATACCAATATGGAGCTGCTGCGGCGCACCGACCGCACCACGCACTGCCCGTACAAGGGCGATGCGGCCTACTTCTCGATCGTCGCCAACGGCAAGACGCTGGAGAACTCGATCTGGAGCTACGAGACGCCGTTCCCGGCGATGATGGAGATCACCGGCCGGTTGGCGTTCTATCCGGACAAGGTGAAGATCGAGGAAGTGGCGTAG
- a CDS encoding acyltransferase, translating to MTTISQAAAPVGVMAAPRTKARNAALDRARTLLTLVVLLHHSVIPYTYFGHTDPKSWIGFDMIVLATDSFFMPMFFLLSGLFVWPGLARKGVQKYLADRVLRLGLPFAICALTIIPIAYYAVSLRQSPDVTFSAFWWKTVTVGPWPSGPIWFLWVLFSFDIIACLAYLISPRLLDPINRLSLRGFQQPAAFFAVMLAVTAALYIPGRIYYGAGSWFEFGPFSVQHGRLLLYASYFFFGAGIGLANLDRGVFGAESRLARTGWGWAITALVPYCLMWVLIYIKREILGNPTWLPDWYEGSYGFFFAAFSIAIMFTILAFFLRFKRSGWRILDPMQPDAYGMFLVHYPIVLWLQYWMFDFDIPAIAKALIAFVLTVVLSWAATAALRRIPGATQVL from the coding sequence ATGACGACGATCTCGCAAGCGGCTGCGCCGGTCGGCGTCATGGCAGCACCAAGGACGAAGGCGCGCAACGCCGCGCTCGATCGCGCCCGCACCCTCCTGACGCTGGTGGTGCTGCTCCACCACTCCGTCATTCCCTATACCTATTTCGGTCATACCGATCCCAAGTCGTGGATCGGCTTCGACATGATCGTGCTCGCCACCGACAGCTTCTTCATGCCGATGTTCTTTTTGTTGTCGGGGCTGTTTGTGTGGCCGGGCCTTGCGCGCAAAGGGGTCCAGAAATATTTGGCCGACCGCGTGCTCCGGCTTGGCCTGCCTTTCGCAATCTGCGCACTCACGATCATTCCGATCGCCTACTATGCCGTTTCGCTGCGCCAGTCGCCGGATGTGACCTTCTCGGCGTTCTGGTGGAAAACCGTCACCGTCGGACCATGGCCGAGCGGACCGATCTGGTTTCTCTGGGTCCTGTTCTCGTTCGACATCATTGCATGCTTGGCATATCTGATCTCGCCCAGGCTTCTCGATCCGATCAATCGCCTGTCGCTGCGCGGCTTTCAGCAGCCCGCCGCATTCTTCGCGGTGATGCTTGCTGTTACCGCCGCGCTCTACATCCCCGGAAGAATCTACTACGGGGCGGGCAGCTGGTTCGAGTTCGGCCCGTTCTCGGTCCAGCACGGCCGCTTGCTGCTCTATGCGTCGTACTTCTTCTTTGGCGCAGGCATAGGGCTTGCGAATCTAGATCGTGGCGTGTTCGGCGCGGAAAGCCGGCTCGCGAGGACCGGCTGGGGCTGGGCGATCACAGCCCTCGTTCCGTATTGCCTGATGTGGGTGCTGATCTACATCAAGCGCGAAATCCTGGGAAATCCGACGTGGCTGCCTGATTGGTACGAGGGAAGCTACGGCTTCTTCTTTGCCGCGTTCAGCATAGCCATCATGTTTACGATCCTGGCGTTCTTCCTGAGATTCAAACGATCAGGCTGGAGGATTCTCGATCCGATGCAGCCGGATGCCTACGGCATGTTCCTGGTGCATTATCCGATCGTGCTCTGGCTGCAATATTGGATGTTCGACTTCGATATTCCCGCCATTGCCAAGGCGCTGATCGCCTTCGTGCTCACGGTCGTCTTGAGCTGGGCCGCAACCGCGGCGCTGCGGCGGATTCCGGGCGCGACCCAAGTGCTCTAG
- a CDS encoding tripartite tricarboxylate transporter substrate-binding protein, which produces MLVALGATLCFAAAARGDEFPKHPITMIVPFAAGGTSDVIARAVADQMGVALGQAVVIENVAGAGGSTALARAARAEADGYTIAIGNAGTSAASYTIYPKLPFTPDSFAPVAMVAKTYGVIALRKDFPAASVREFIDYARKNPGKINLGHAGVGSSNFLICKSFVQAAGIDVTLVGYRGAAPALTDAIGGQIDGVCDAAASVSQAIDDKLVRGLVVGSTVRLASVPELPTSAEAGLPEFEAQGWNGLFAPKGTPPEIIARLNAAARAAVESEPVKKRFADLSTAAPDANEHAADVLQQIVMRDVEKYRRLLADQK; this is translated from the coding sequence CTGCTGGTCGCGCTCGGCGCCACGCTTTGCTTCGCTGCCGCCGCACGCGGCGACGAATTTCCGAAACATCCCATCACGATGATCGTGCCGTTCGCGGCCGGCGGCACCTCCGATGTGATCGCGCGCGCGGTCGCCGACCAGATGGGGGTTGCGCTTGGGCAGGCGGTGGTGATCGAGAATGTCGCGGGCGCCGGCGGCTCGACGGCGCTGGCGCGTGCCGCGCGCGCCGAGGCGGACGGCTACACGATCGCGATCGGCAATGCCGGCACAAGTGCTGCCTCCTATACGATCTACCCGAAACTGCCGTTCACGCCGGATTCCTTCGCGCCGGTTGCGATGGTGGCGAAGACCTATGGCGTGATCGCGCTGCGCAAGGATTTTCCGGCCGCAAGCGTCAGGGAATTCATCGACTATGCCAGGAAGAATCCAGGCAAGATCAATCTCGGCCATGCCGGCGTCGGCTCCTCGAATTTCCTGATCTGCAAGAGCTTCGTGCAGGCCGCCGGCATCGACGTGACGCTGGTCGGCTATCGCGGGGCTGCGCCCGCGCTCACCGACGCGATCGGCGGCCAGATCGATGGCGTCTGCGATGCGGCCGCCTCTGTCTCGCAGGCGATCGACGACAAGCTCGTCCGGGGTCTCGTGGTCGGCTCGACCGTGCGGCTGGCGAGCGTGCCCGAGTTGCCGACTTCGGCGGAAGCGGGCCTGCCCGAATTCGAGGCGCAGGGCTGGAACGGCCTGTTCGCCCCGAAGGGCACGCCGCCCGAGATCATTGCCAGGCTGAATGCGGCTGCGCGAGCCGCGGTCGAAAGCGAGCCGGTGAAGAAGCGCTTTGCCGACCTTTCCACCGCGGCCCCCGACGCCAATGAGCACGCGGCCGACGTGCTGCAGCAGATCGTGATGCGCGATGTCGAGAAATACCGCAGGCTCCTGGCCGACCAGAAGTAG
- the purS gene encoding phosphoribosylformylglycinamidine synthase subunit PurS yields MKARVTVTLKSSILDPQGKAIEGALKSLGVDGIASVRQGKVFDIELAGSDRTKAEAALKAAADKLLANTVIENYRVELL; encoded by the coding sequence GTGAAAGCGCGCGTCACCGTCACGCTGAAATCCAGCATTCTCGACCCGCAGGGCAAGGCCATCGAGGGAGCGCTGAAATCGCTCGGCGTCGATGGCATCGCGAGCGTCCGCCAGGGCAAGGTGTTCGACATCGAGCTTGCAGGCTCCGACAGGACGAAAGCGGAAGCGGCGCTGAAAGCCGCCGCCGACAAGCTGCTCGCCAACACCGTGATCGAAAACTATCGGGTCGAACTCCTATAA
- the purC gene encoding phosphoribosylaminoimidazolesuccinocarboxamide synthase, with protein sequence MSRRRRIYEGKAKVLYEGPEPGTLIQHFKDDATAFNAKKHQVIEGKGVLNNRISEYLFQHLNDIGVPTHFIRRLNMREQLIREVEIVPLEVVVRNVAAGSLSQRLGIEEGTQLPRSIIEFYYKNDQLNDPMVSEEHITAFGWATPQEIDDIMALAIRVNDFLTGLFLGIGIRLVDFKMECGRLFENEMMRIIVADEISPDSCRLWDIKSNEKLDKDRFRRDLGGLLEAYTEVAKRLGILMENERPAGSGPVLVKS encoded by the coding sequence ATGAGCCGTCGGCGCCGCATCTACGAAGGCAAGGCGAAGGTCCTTTACGAAGGTCCGGAGCCGGGAACCCTGATCCAGCACTTCAAGGATGACGCGACCGCCTTCAATGCCAAGAAGCACCAGGTGATCGAGGGCAAGGGCGTCCTCAACAACCGGATCTCGGAGTACCTGTTTCAGCACCTCAACGATATCGGGGTGCCGACCCACTTCATCCGCCGTCTCAACATGCGCGAGCAACTGATTCGCGAGGTTGAGATCGTGCCTTTGGAGGTCGTCGTCAGAAATGTTGCGGCGGGCTCGCTGTCGCAGCGGCTCGGCATCGAGGAGGGCACGCAGCTGCCGCGCTCGATCATCGAGTTCTACTACAAGAACGACCAGCTCAATGACCCCATGGTGTCGGAAGAGCACATCACCGCCTTCGGCTGGGCGACGCCGCAGGAGATCGACGACATCATGGCGCTCGCCATCCGCGTCAACGATTTCCTGACCGGCCTTTTCCTCGGCATCGGCATCCGCCTCGTCGACTTCAAGATGGAGTGCGGCCGGCTGTTCGAGAACGAAATGATGCGGATCATCGTCGCCGACGAGATCTCGCCGGACTCCTGCCGGCTGTGGGACATCAAGTCGAACGAGAAGCTCGACAAGGATCGCTTCCGCCGCGACCTCGGCGGGCTGCTGGAGGCCTATACCGAGGTGGCGAAGCGGCTCGGCATCCTGATGGAGAACGAGCGGCCGGCGGGTTCGGGTCCGGTGCTGGTCAAGAGCTAA
- a CDS encoding DUF1328 domain-containing protein — MTLLKWALIFFLISIVAGILGFTGISAAIADVARVLFYIFVVIFLVLLILGLTIFRV; from the coding sequence ATGACGCTATTGAAGTGGGCGCTGATCTTCTTCCTGATATCGATCGTGGCCGGCATTCTCGGCTTCACCGGTATTTCGGCGGCCATCGCCGACGTCGCGCGTGTCCTGTTCTATATCTTCGTCGTGATCTTCCTGGTGCTGTTGATCCTGGGGCTCACGATCTTCAGGGTCTAG
- a CDS encoding DUF1476 domain-containing protein, with translation MTTFDKREEAFEKKFALDEEQKFKAIARRNKLVGLWAAEKLGLAGEQASDYARSVVASEFDGTGDASVLRKVLADLSAKGIAVSEDELAARMNELMAQAVAQVKAGK, from the coding sequence ATGACCACCTTCGACAAGCGTGAGGAAGCCTTCGAGAAGAAGTTCGCGCTGGACGAGGAACAGAAATTCAAGGCGATCGCGCGCCGCAACAAGCTGGTCGGCCTGTGGGCCGCCGAGAAGCTCGGCCTCGCGGGCGAGCAGGCCAGCGACTACGCCAGAAGCGTGGTCGCTTCCGAATTCGACGGCACAGGCGATGCCAGCGTCCTGCGCAAGGTGCTGGCCGATCTTTCGGCCAAGGGTATCGCGGTGAGCGAGGACGAGCTTGCCGCGAGGATGAACGAGCTGATGGCGCAGGCGGTCGCACAGGTGAAGGCCGGAAAGTAG
- a CDS encoding low temperature requirement protein A yields the protein MSANESRGAMFRPVLPNQHNRVTYAELFFDLVFVYAVTQISHTLLGRFTVIGGIEVTILFLAVWWVWVFTAWVTNWLNPELMPVRLLLFFMMLGGLVLSTSIPSAFETRGVWFASAYAAMQIGRTAFWLISTPAHLTAVRWNAIRILIWLSGSAVFWLWGGLAEGRARLVLWSIALAIEYVAPAARFWVPRYGGSSIAAWAVEGGHMAERCAGFIIIALGEAVVVNAATFSELPWTAETVTAFLAALVGSIAMWWIYFHKGAEAGTELISKSSDTGRLARLAYTYLHMPIVGGIILTAVADELVLKHPSGHSDLRTIVSAIGGPLLFLVGTILFKHSVRGFLQLSHIVGIVAFIVLAWFAAELSPLALSVLTTALLIVVAVWEAVSLGSGSAEAQSEAESA from the coding sequence ATGAGCGCGAACGAATCACGCGGTGCGATGTTCCGCCCGGTGTTGCCGAACCAGCATAACCGGGTCACCTACGCCGAGCTGTTCTTCGACCTCGTCTTCGTCTACGCGGTCACCCAGATTTCGCACACGCTGCTCGGCCGCTTCACGGTCATCGGCGGGATCGAGGTCACGATCCTCTTCCTCGCGGTCTGGTGGGTTTGGGTCTTCACCGCCTGGGTGACCAATTGGCTCAATCCCGAGCTCATGCCCGTCCGGCTGCTCCTGTTCTTCATGATGCTCGGCGGCCTCGTGCTGTCGACCTCGATCCCGTCGGCCTTCGAGACGCGCGGCGTCTGGTTTGCTTCGGCCTATGCCGCGATGCAGATCGGCCGCACCGCGTTCTGGCTGATCTCGACGCCGGCGCACCTGACGGCCGTGCGCTGGAATGCGATCCGCATCCTGATCTGGCTGTCGGGGTCTGCGGTGTTCTGGCTGTGGGGCGGGCTCGCCGAGGGGCGGGCACGGCTCGTGCTCTGGAGCATTGCGCTCGCGATCGAATATGTCGCGCCCGCCGCGCGGTTCTGGGTCCCCCGCTATGGCGGCTCATCGATCGCGGCCTGGGCGGTCGAGGGCGGCCACATGGCCGAGCGCTGCGCCGGCTTCATCATCATCGCGCTCGGCGAGGCCGTCGTCGTCAACGCCGCGACCTTCTCGGAGCTGCCGTGGACCGCCGAGACCGTTACCGCGTTCCTCGCGGCCCTGGTCGGCTCGATCGCGATGTGGTGGATCTATTTCCACAAAGGCGCGGAAGCCGGCACGGAGCTGATCTCGAAATCGTCCGACACGGGCCGGCTCGCGCGGCTTGCCTATACCTATCTGCACATGCCGATCGTCGGCGGCATCATCCTGACCGCGGTCGCCGACGAGCTGGTATTGAAGCACCCGTCCGGCCATTCCGATCTCCGGACGATCGTCAGCGCGATCGGCGGCCCGTTGCTGTTCCTGGTCGGCACCATCCTGTTCAAGCACAGCGTCCGCGGCTTCCTGCAGCTATCTCACATCGTCGGCATCGTCGCCTTCATCGTGCTGGCCTGGTTTGCGGCGGAGCTGTCGCCGCTCGCCCTGTCGGTTCTGACCACGGCGCTGCTGATCGTGGTCGCGGTGTGGGAAGCGGTGTCGCTCGGGTCCGGTAGCGCCGAGGCTCAATCGGAAGCCGAGAGCGCATGA